One window of Amaranthus tricolor cultivar Red isolate AtriRed21 chromosome 11, ASM2621246v1, whole genome shotgun sequence genomic DNA carries:
- the LOC130826599 gene encoding DNA polymerase-like, translating to MRNHKIYELKVYIGGKFLLRFRDSCTLLPSSLESLGKTLCPELGAKGSIPHSELEVSNLQGHSEDLINYLRQDILILGGVMLKAQKIYWDKYNIDIEEVMTLSSLSLKIFRNNYLDDESFHIHLPTRNQDTFIRRGYYGGHSDVYKPYGENLYYYDVNSLYPYIMKEYPMPCGIPVWKKNLESVELDSLFGFIEAYVVCPTNISCPFLPYKDKAGTLLFPTGKFVGVFYSEELKFARHLGYHIMPLRGYFFEKKASGWR from the coding sequence ATGAGGAATCATAAAATTTACGAGTTGAAAGTCTATATTGGTGGTAAGTTCTTATTACGTTTCAGAGATTCATGCACATTGCTCCCTAGCAGTCTTGAATCATTAGGTAAGACATTATGTCCTGAATTAGGTGCCAAAGGTTCTATCCCACATTCTGAATTGGAAGTGTCTAATCTTCAGGGTCATAGTGAGGATTTGATAAACTATCTTCGACAAGATATCCTTATCTTAGGTGGTGTGATGTTGAAGGCACAAAAGATTTATTGGGATAAGTATAATATTGATATCGAGGAAGTGATGACATTGTCATCGCTTTCCCTTAAAATCTTTCGTAATAATTATTTGGATGATGAGTCCTTTCATATTCATTTACCTACTAGGAATCAAGACACCTTTATTAGGCGCGGGTATTATGGTGGGCATTCTGATGTCTATAAACCTTATGGGGAGAATCTATACTATTATGATGTGAACTCTTTATATCCTTATATTATGAAAGAATATCCGATGCCTTGTGGTATACCAGTCTGGAAAAAGAATTTGGAGAGCGTCGAATTAGATAGCTTGTTTGGCTTTATTGAGGCCTATGTAGTCTGTCCTACTAATATATCATGTCCATTCTTACCTTATAAGGATAAAGCAGGTACTTTACTCTTTCCTACAGGTAAATTCGTTGGAGTCTTTTATAGCGAAGAGTTGAAGTTTGCTCGTCATTTAGGTTATCATATAATGCCTCTTAGGGGTTATTTTTTTGAGAAGAAGGCCAGTGGTTGGCGCTGA